The genomic segment TTTTAAAGCATTTAATAATTACATTGAATTAATAATTTAAATATGGTAAAATGTTTGAAATTATAGAAAAAGGAGTATTTTATGAATTATCGTTTATCAAATGAAGGAGCATTTCCTTTAGTTTTAGTAACTTTAAATGCTGGTGAAGAGATCAGAATCGAGAGCGGGGCTATGGTTTACCATAACGGAAAAATCACTCTTGAAGGGAAAATGAACAGCAACGGTTCAGGCGGTATAGGCGGACTTCTGAAAGCTGCGGCAAGATCAGTAGTCAGCGGTGAGGGATTCTTTATTACCACTGCGAAAGGTACTGCTAATGAAGCATTAATAGCTATCGCACCGGGATCAATCGGACAGATTAAAGAGCTAAAAGTAGGGGAATCAAAATGGTGTATTAATGACGGAGCTTTTCTTGCATGTGACAGTTCAGTTACATATAATATGAAAAAACAATCTGTAGGCCGTGCTATGTTCGGCGGTACAGGAGGATTTTTCGTAATGGAGACAGCCGGTCAGGGGACTATGTTAGTTAACGGGTTCGGAGATATCGTAGAGATAGAACTTGACGGTTCAAGTCCGTTCATAGTGGATAACTTCCACGTAGTAGCATGGGAAAGTACATTAGCATATAATATCAAAGCTGCTTCTGGTATGTTTGGATTTACTACAGGCGAAGGTGTAGTTAATGAATTTGTCGGAAAAGGTAAACTTCTTATACAGACAAGAAATATTTCAGGTCTTGCAGGATTAGTAAAACCTTTCATTCCTACAGGAAAATAGCACATAACACTACAAGAAGGGTTTAGAAAATGAAAAGACATGTAAACAGGTTAATATCAGATTTTGTACATAAAGGACTTGTTAAAGTTTTCGGAGAGAAAGGCGCATATTTCGCATGGGGCGGATTAATTGTACTTGGAATACTAGCAGGTTTTATAATGAAATTAACCAGATAAAATATTAAAAATACCTTTTGCTGCCAATGGGACTGCAAAGGGTATTTTTATAGTTCCCGGTTATAAATTTTTATGTATGTTTTATAATTACTGCATTTCTGTCAGTAAAGAAAAAAGCAGAACATATGTTATGCCTGCTTTTTTTTATGATTTAAAACCATTAACTCCTTATCTCTTTTTCATGAATAACTGCCGCCGAAATTTAAGGCAGTCTTCTTACTAATACTTATATTTTAATCTTATTATCTTTTGATAAATATTTCAATATAAACATAATATTGATATAAACAACCTTATACAAATTTTCCTCGTTAATATCGAATTTTTCAGTATGGTGTGCATGATAAGTCCCGTCTATAAGACGTTTTGACCCGAAAAAATAATAAAATCCGGGGATTTCAGAAAGAAAATAACTAAAATCCTCACCTATCATTGTAGGTCTGTCCAGAATTTTATATTCATTTTCCGGGATATTTTCTCTAAGGACTTCTATGAATTCTTCCACAAGGTCCTTATTATTTTCTAAAACAGGTGCTCCATAAACGTAATTATAATCTATGTCTGTTTTGTAAGCTTTTGCTGTGTAATATGCCGTTTCACCTATTCTGTCGTTAATATAATTTCTTATATTTTCTTTTGTACATCTTACAGTTCCTTCTAATTCTATACTCTGTGGAATTATATTGGCTGCAGTCCCTCCCTTTATCTTTCCAAAGCTGATAACTGCGCTCTCCTTAGTATTTATTTCCCTGCTTACTATACTTTGCACACCCAGAAGAATTTCCGCAGTCGGTATAAAAGGATCCCTGGCCTTATAAGGCTCTGCTCCGTGGGATTCTTTACCGGTTATTTTCAGACTGAAAGTGTCAAGGCTGCTCATGACCTTGCCAAATCCTATTCCGAATTCTCCATCTCCTAACTCATCGAATATAGATCCTATATGTGAAGAAAAAATAACATCAGGTTTAATATCCTTAAATAAATCTTCTTTCAGCATCTTTTCAGCACCGAGATATCCTTCCTCGCCGGGCTGAAATATAAACATAACACTGCCATCCAGACTGTCCTTAATCTGGTTTAAAATCTTCAAAGTCAAAAGCATTACCGCCATATGGCCGTCATGACCGCAAGCATGCATATTGCCGTTATCCGAAGCAAAGCTAAGCCCCGTTTTTTCTACTATAGGCAAAGCATCCATATCACTTCTTACGGCAATTATTTTTCCTCTGTTTTTTCCTTCAATCAAACCATAGAGTCCGTCTATGGTTTTTGTTTCACTATATTTTATTCCGGAACTATCCAGTTCCTTTTTTATATATTCTTTTGTTTTAGGTAGTTTCAATCCAATTTCAGGTATCTCGTGCAAGTTTCTTCTATGTCTTACTAAATCTTCTTTAAAATCTTTAATCATTTCTTTTACCTGATATTTATCTGTCATTTTTTCACATCCTGAGTTATTCGATTAGAAAATAATATAGTCTTTTTTGCACCGCATATAATTTCACATTTTATAAAGCACCTGCCAAACAAAACACTTACTGGTGTTCTGCGTAAATGAAATTCAAAATAAAATACATTTCAATGTCAAAACACTTATACCTCATTATTTATTCAACTGCCAAAAAGCGAATAAAGCAAGGTACTAAATTTATCGGCCTCCTTATTTTTCACGATTAAAAGTCTAATGATACGGTTAATAACCTTCTAAATCTCTTTATCACTCCCTTTCACCCTGAATTTTCAAGTCCTGTTTATATGCATGTATCTCTTGTTTTTTTCTCGGGAACACTGCTTTCAGATAACTCTCTAAATTAATAAGCTCCTTTCCGGTTTTATGAAACAAAATAATCTAAAACTTCAAAAAGCAGAACATTTTTTTTCTGCTGTCCTGAGATGAAATTATTTACTTTTATTAAATTCAGACGGAGTTCTGCCTCTTGTTTCACTTTATAAAAATAAGCAGGTTTCCTATACTTATATGTTACCTTAAAAAAAACAAAATGCAACTTATAAAAAATATATACTATAATAAATGATGTATATAAAAAATCCATTAATGAATTATTTTCATAATCAATATAATTATTTAAGGCAAGACTGTACAAAATATCCGGTTAATGGTCCGGTTATTCATACAGTCTTTTCCTTGTTTTTTTCATCTAAAACGATCTATGTTTATTATTTTTCGGTAAGCCAGCTTATAATATTTAACCATAACTTATCATAATACTTCCATTCCACGAATTCCATTGATCCCCAGTGAGGAGCAAAGTCAGATGTAAATGCCAGACTTTTCCCTTTTCCGAAGCTTCCTACGGCTATAAACGGATCACCGTTTATTTCTGCCAGTATTTCACCTGTTTCACTGCATTCTGTTGTTTTATTATATCCCAGAAAGTACGGGAATCCTTCATCTATTCCGTCGAAAATTTTATGTTCCTTTATCTTTTTAGGATTTACACCCTGAGGAAGTTCCTGTCTGTCGTCTTTATCCAGAAGCTTCACAGGCAGTATATCCTTAACTGCTGTTTCGCCGTATCTTGTTTTGGCATCCACACCTGTAAATGACATGTATCCGCCTATCATTACAAAGGCCCCTCCGTCATTTACATATTCTTTCAGAAGTTCACATCTGTTAGGTATTTTCATCCCTTTAGCAAATACCTGATCTGGAAGAAGAAGTGTATTTGATCCTATATCAGATAAAAATACCACATCATATTTTTTTAGTTCTTCAAGAGTTACAGGAAACTTTTCGGGTGCAAGGTGATTCGGTATATAATCCACCTCTATCCCGTTTTTTTCCAGTCCTTCTTTAAACCATTTTACACCTTCCTCATATTTGCTTGTAGTAAATGTATCAAAACCTTTTATGTGAATTGTATGGCTTGTCCATGATTCACCCGCTATTAATATTTTAGTCATTACGCTATCTCCTCTCCTAAAAACTCATAATTAAATCTGCATAGATTTTTATATATTTGAAGTATTCGTCTATACTTATACTTTCATCTATACTGTGACAATCCACAAGCCTTCCGGGCCCTAAAATAACAGTGGGGATATTTCCGATATTTTTCAAAAGTCTTGCGTCATTCCCCGCTATTCCTCCATTTATTGGAATATCAGCTGTTTCATTTGCCTTCTCATGAACGAATTTTACGAATTCATCAGAAGGATCCATTTCAAAACCGCTTCCCAGCTGATAGATTTCTACTTCAGGAAGATTATCCTTCAAAAACTCATCTCCCTGTGAACGCAGAAATATCCGCCCTTCAAATTCCTCTTTTACCTGCGAAAAACTCATAATCCCGGGTAAATAATGAACACAAACCTTGAATTCACAAAAATCAGGTACAGTAGAGCCTGCAGTTCCTCCGTTTATCACTCCTACATTTAATGTAGGGGGAGGAAGTAAAGTATGTTTATATTTCATAAGCCATTCTTTTTCCAGTTCTCCCAGTTCATGAATGAGGCTTACCGCTTTTTCTATAGCATTTACCCCGTTCCACTTTCCTGCTGAGTGAAGTGCTTTTCCTTTTACCGACACTTTGAAAAATACAAATCCCATATGGGCTACAAGAATTTCATTGTCAGATGGTTCGCACACCACTGCTGCATCTCCGGAATCTTTATTCATCATAGCTGTGATAGTCCCGTTTCCTCCGCCTTCTTCATCAGCCACAGACATTATCTTTACATTACACGGCAGTTCAAGACCTGAGTCTTTTATTAATTTTACCGCCAT from the Sebaldella sp. S0638 genome contains:
- a CDS encoding TIGR00266 family protein gives rise to the protein MNYRLSNEGAFPLVLVTLNAGEEIRIESGAMVYHNGKITLEGKMNSNGSGGIGGLLKAAARSVVSGEGFFITTAKGTANEALIAIAPGSIGQIKELKVGESKWCINDGAFLACDSSVTYNMKKQSVGRAMFGGTGGFFVMETAGQGTMLVNGFGDIVEIELDGSSPFIVDNFHVVAWESTLAYNIKAASGMFGFTTGEGVVNEFVGKGKLLIQTRNISGLAGLVKPFIPTGK
- a CDS encoding M20 family metallopeptidase codes for the protein MTDKYQVKEMIKDFKEDLVRHRRNLHEIPEIGLKLPKTKEYIKKELDSSGIKYSETKTIDGLYGLIEGKNRGKIIAVRSDMDALPIVEKTGLSFASDNGNMHACGHDGHMAVMLLTLKILNQIKDSLDGSVMFIFQPGEEGYLGAEKMLKEDLFKDIKPDVIFSSHIGSIFDELGDGEFGIGFGKVMSSLDTFSLKITGKESHGAEPYKARDPFIPTAEILLGVQSIVSREINTKESAVISFGKIKGGTAANIIPQSIELEGTVRCTKENIRNYINDRIGETAYYTAKAYKTDIDYNYVYGAPVLENNKDLVEEFIEVLRENIPENEYKILDRPTMIGEDFSYFLSEIPGFYYFFGSKRLIDGTYHAHHTEKFDINEENLYKVVYINIMFILKYLSKDNKIKI
- a CDS encoding glutamine amidotransferase produces the protein MTKILIAGESWTSHTIHIKGFDTFTTSKYEEGVKWFKEGLEKNGIEVDYIPNHLAPEKFPVTLEELKKYDVVFLSDIGSNTLLLPDQVFAKGMKIPNRCELLKEYVNDGGAFVMIGGYMSFTGVDAKTRYGETAVKDILPVKLLDKDDRQELPQGVNPKKIKEHKIFDGIDEGFPYFLGYNKTTECSETGEILAEINGDPFIAVGSFGKGKSLAFTSDFAPHWGSMEFVEWKYYDKLWLNIISWLTEK
- a CDS encoding M20 family metallopeptidase; its protein translation is MLDVLEKTFDDKKEEYLGHLKKLLSIDTQTIGHGILGGKEKEGQEYIEKLLGDLGAEIKKEDLDETLLKQAYEMYNEGNLGHNNKDRYNVIGDFKGKKDKTIIFNGHIDTMPYGEKEAWKHDPLDPVEEDGKLYGLGSTDMKGGLMAGIMAVKLIKDSGLELPCNVKIMSVADEEGGGNGTITAMMNKDSGDAAVVCEPSDNEILVAHMGFVFFKVSVKGKALHSAGKWNGVNAIEKAVSLIHELGELEKEWLMKYKHTLLPPPTLNVGVINGGTAGSTVPDFCEFKVCVHYLPGIMSFSQVKEEFEGRIFLRSQGDEFLKDNLPEVEIYQLGSGFEMDPSDEFVKFVHEKANETADIPINGGIAGNDARLLKNIGNIPTVILGPGRLVDCHSIDESISIDEYFKYIKIYADLIMSF